The Pseudomonas sp. DG56-2 genome contains a region encoding:
- a CDS encoding nitrogen regulation protein NR(II), which translates to MSSPDHSNLHTMQASLYEQLVQAVVDYAIYMLDLEGRVVSWNAGAQRIKGWDAQEIIGKHFSLFFTEEDRVNGKPAFLLERAIRTGVAQDEGWRVRKDGTRFWALAALDVIRSPGGEIIGLAKITRDITDRREAALQLDAMRAQLFQAQKLEALGLLTGGMAHDFNNLLTIIIGSAKLALTSRDPQRSQRLLEHILDAGERGTQMTQQLLSFARFKVLKSGKVQVPVLIESICTLLAHALPENVELQIQLEPELQDIEVDGGQLQMVLLNLILNARDAVESDGVIRLLGRNCQLEGEIENLYGAFVQLDVIDNGRGISPSVLPRIFEPFFTTKAFGKGTGLGLSQVYGFVKQSNGAVTVASVPQEGTCMTLYLPVFQPVIVTSN; encoded by the coding sequence ATGAGTTCTCCTGATCACTCGAATTTGCACACCATGCAGGCCAGTCTCTACGAACAACTGGTGCAGGCGGTGGTGGATTACGCCATCTATATGCTCGATCTTGAAGGTCGGGTTGTGTCGTGGAACGCAGGTGCCCAGCGGATCAAGGGCTGGGACGCGCAGGAAATTATCGGCAAGCATTTCTCGCTATTTTTTACCGAAGAAGATCGCGTCAATGGCAAGCCTGCTTTCCTGCTCGAGCGTGCCATTCGCACGGGTGTCGCCCAGGATGAGGGCTGGCGTGTGCGCAAAGATGGCACGCGTTTCTGGGCCCTGGCAGCGCTGGATGTGATTCGCTCCCCGGGGGGCGAAATCATCGGGCTGGCAAAGATTACCCGTGACATCACTGATCGGCGCGAGGCCGCCCTGCAACTTGATGCCATGCGCGCGCAGTTGTTTCAGGCACAGAAGCTTGAAGCCCTCGGCCTGTTGACCGGAGGCATGGCGCATGACTTCAACAATTTGCTGACCATCATCATCGGTTCGGCAAAACTGGCCCTGACCAGTCGCGACCCACAACGCAGCCAACGTTTACTGGAGCATATTCTCGATGCTGGCGAGCGTGGCACGCAGATGACTCAGCAATTGCTCAGCTTTGCCCGCTTTAAAGTGCTCAAGTCAGGCAAGGTGCAGGTGCCGGTTCTGATCGAGTCGATTTGCACGTTACTCGCCCATGCGTTGCCTGAAAATGTCGAGCTGCAAATACAGTTGGAGCCAGAGCTGCAGGACATCGAGGTCGACGGTGGACAACTGCAGATGGTTCTGCTCAATTTGATTCTCAACGCCCGTGATGCAGTAGAAAGCGATGGAGTGATTCGTTTGTTGGGGCGTAATTGCCAACTCGAGGGCGAGATCGAAAATCTGTATGGTGCGTTCGTGCAACTGGACGTCATTGACAATGGCAGGGGGATCTCCCCCAGCGTGTTGCCGCGGATCTTCGAGCCTTTTTTCACCACCAAGGCCTTCGGCAAGGGGACTGGGTTGGGGTTGAGCCAGGTCTACGGATTCGTTAAGCAGAGCAACGGTGCCGTGACCGTCGCCAGTGTGCCGCAAGAGGGCACATGCATGACCTTGTATCTACCGGTTTTTCAGCCAGTCATTGTTACGTCGAACTGA
- a CDS encoding ATPase domain-containing protein encodes MVEQLKRLASGIDGLDALLKGGLIVGASYIIQGAPGSGKTILANQLAFNHVGQGGRVLVATLLSESHERLFQYLSTLSFFDPSLVGKQIQFVSAFDTLERDGLDQVVKLLRGEISRHQATLLVVDGLLTARSRAESSLDTKKFIAGLQGHAAFAGCSVVFLTSSRLDDGSPEHTMVDGVIELGETLFSSRSVRRIQVRKTRGSGALSGLHECEITADGLQVYPRLESLYSYPSSMGSEELTRVGSGIKVLDELLGGGLPGSSITLVMGPSGIGKTSLGLSFLAAATTEEPGLHFGFYETPARLRLKASALGHNFAAMEQEGALHIAWQPTTEGILDDVGARLLRLVREKKIRRVLIDSLGAFTRLATTPERLNEFFRALAGELRALDVSVVATWEMRDIFGSEINAPAPDLSSIVDNLMLMRFVEFDSQLKRLLSILKVRDSGYDPALLELTFSNHGIDLKKTFTQAMAVLSGTPVPAAGK; translated from the coding sequence ATCGTGGAACAACTCAAACGCCTCGCTAGTGGAATCGACGGGCTGGACGCACTGCTCAAGGGCGGGCTCATTGTTGGTGCTTCCTACATCATTCAAGGGGCTCCAGGTTCAGGAAAAACCATCCTGGCCAACCAACTGGCGTTCAATCATGTCGGTCAGGGGGGGCGAGTGCTCGTCGCGACATTGTTGAGCGAGTCCCACGAACGCCTGTTTCAATATCTCTCGACCTTGAGTTTTTTCGACCCCAGCCTGGTGGGCAAACAGATTCAGTTCGTCAGCGCCTTCGACACATTGGAAAGAGATGGGCTGGATCAAGTCGTCAAATTGCTGCGTGGTGAAATAAGCCGTCACCAAGCTACATTGTTGGTGGTGGATGGCTTGCTGACGGCAAGGTCTCGGGCTGAATCCTCCCTCGACACCAAGAAGTTCATTGCCGGCCTACAAGGCCACGCGGCCTTTGCCGGTTGCTCGGTGGTGTTTTTGACCAGTTCTCGGCTCGATGACGGCAGCCCGGAACATACCATGGTCGATGGCGTTATCGAGTTGGGAGAGACGTTGTTCAGCAGTCGCTCGGTGCGCCGTATTCAGGTACGCAAAACCCGTGGTAGCGGTGCATTGTCAGGGTTGCACGAGTGTGAAATCACCGCCGATGGCCTGCAGGTCTATCCGCGTCTGGAGTCGCTGTACAGCTACCCCAGCAGTATGGGCAGTGAAGAGCTGACCAGAGTCGGTAGCGGTATCAAAGTTCTCGATGAGCTTTTGGGCGGCGGCTTGCCAGGCAGTTCCATCACTCTGGTGATGGGGCCCTCGGGAATAGGCAAAACTTCCCTTGGGCTGAGTTTCCTGGCAGCGGCCACTACCGAGGAGCCGGGGCTGCATTTTGGTTTCTACGAAACGCCTGCGCGCCTGCGTTTGAAGGCCAGCGCCCTGGGGCACAATTTCGCTGCCATGGAGCAAGAGGGCGCGCTGCATATTGCGTGGCAGCCAACCACCGAGGGTATTCTCGATGATGTCGGCGCACGCCTGTTGCGTCTGGTTCGAGAGAAGAAAATCCGGCGGGTGTTGATCGACAGCCTCGGTGCCTTCACCCGTCTGGCCACCACTCCGGAACGCCTCAATGAGTTTTTCCGGGCGCTGGCTGGTGAGCTTCGCGCCCTGGATGTCAGCGTCGTCGCAACTTGGGAGATGCGAGATATATTTGGTTCGGAAATCAATGCCCCGGCGCCGGATTTGTCGAGTATTGTCGATAACCTCATGTTGATGCGATTTGTCGAATTCGATTCGCAGCTCAAGCGCTTGCTGTCGATTCTCAAGGTGCGCGACAGTGGCTATGACCCGGCACTGCTGGAGTTGACTTTCAGCAATCACGGCATCGATCTGAAAAAGACATTTACCCAGGCAATGGCAGTGTTATCCGGTACTCCCGTGCCGGCGGCGGGCAAATGA
- a CDS encoding DNA topoisomerase IB, producing the protein MAEAALPESLHYVEDSQPGLRRSTLRGQFVYVDAQGRRIEDAATLDRIKALAIPPAYTDVWICADPQGHVQATGRDARGRKQYRYHPKWRDFRDSHKYARMLEFASTLPRIRSQLDSHLARPGLDRQKVMALIVSLLDATLIRVGNRQYARDNNSFGLTTLRNRHVKVQGIAIRFRFRGKSGIEHQVTLRNRRLANLIKRCMDLPGQDLFQYQDEQGNRHSIGSSDINAYLQELTGSDFTAKDYRTWAGSALALSLLRKLQWQPESEARRQVVEIVKQVALRLGNTPAVCRRCYIHPQLLEYFARGELANLPRARKRKGLDAEEVRLAVFLKSIPPP; encoded by the coding sequence ATGGCCGAAGCTGCTTTACCCGAGAGTTTGCACTACGTCGAAGACAGCCAACCGGGGCTGCGCCGCAGCACCTTGCGCGGCCAATTCGTCTACGTTGATGCGCAAGGCCGACGCATCGAGGATGCGGCCACCCTCGACCGGATAAAAGCCTTGGCCATCCCCCCGGCCTATACCGATGTGTGGATCTGCGCCGACCCGCAAGGTCATGTGCAGGCTACCGGACGCGACGCTCGTGGGCGCAAGCAATACCGCTATCATCCAAAGTGGCGTGACTTTCGCGACAGCCATAAGTATGCGCGCATGTTGGAATTTGCCAGCACACTGCCCAGAATTCGCAGCCAGTTGGACAGCCATCTCGCCCGGCCTGGCCTGGATCGACAGAAAGTAATGGCCCTGATTGTCAGTCTGCTCGACGCGACCCTGATAAGGGTTGGCAATCGCCAATATGCCCGCGACAACAATTCTTTCGGTCTCACGACCCTGCGCAACCGCCATGTAAAAGTACAAGGCATCGCCATACGTTTTCGCTTTCGCGGCAAGAGCGGTATCGAGCACCAGGTCACCTTGCGCAACCGGCGCCTTGCCAACCTGATCAAACGATGTATGGATCTACCCGGCCAGGATTTGTTCCAATACCAGGACGAGCAAGGCAATCGTCACAGCATTGGATCGAGCGATATCAACGCGTACCTGCAAGAACTGACCGGCAGCGACTTCACCGCCAAGGACTATCGCACCTGGGCTGGCAGCGCGCTGGCCTTGAGTTTGCTGCGCAAGTTGCAATGGCAACCGGAGTCCGAAGCACGTCGACAGGTGGTCGAAATCGTCAAACAGGTCGCCTTGCGCCTGGGAAATACCCCAGCGGTATGCCGACGCTGCTATATCCACCCGCAACTTCTGGAGTATTTCGCACGCGGCGAGCTGGCCAACCTGCCACGCGCCCGCAAGCGCAAGGGGCTGGATGCAGAGGAAGTACGCCTGGCGGTGTTTCTAAAATCCATCCCGCCCCCTTGA
- the csrA gene encoding carbon storage regulator CsrA yields the protein MLILTRKVGESIVINDDIKVTILGVKGMQVRIGIDAPKDVQVHREEIFKRIQAGSPAPEKGDSHHE from the coding sequence ATGCTGATACTCACCCGTAAGGTTGGCGAAAGCATCGTCATCAACGATGACATCAAAGTCACCATTCTGGGCGTTAAAGGTATGCAAGTGAGAATTGGCATCGACGCGCCTAAAGATGTTCAGGTGCACCGCGAAGAAATTTTCAAGCGCATTCAGGCCGGCAGCCCGGCGCCAGAAAAAGGAGACAGTCACCACGAGTAA
- a CDS encoding response regulator, with protein MSTILVVDDEYLIADILGMFLEDEGFEVVRAGDGEQALQALERTRVELVITDYMMPRLNGKDLAMKIRENEQLRHLPMILISGAQAHEGWESPDLFAAVFEKPFDIPKLIAAVNQLLRPPKSS; from the coding sequence ATGAGCACGATTCTGGTCGTCGACGACGAGTATCTGATCGCCGATATTCTGGGCATGTTCCTGGAAGATGAGGGCTTTGAGGTGGTCAGGGCAGGTGACGGCGAACAAGCTCTGCAAGCGCTGGAGCGTACCCGTGTCGAGTTGGTGATCACCGACTACATGATGCCCAGGCTCAATGGCAAGGACCTGGCGATGAAAATTCGTGAGAACGAACAGCTGCGGCATTTGCCAATGATATTGATCAGTGGTGCCCAAGCTCACGAGGGGTGGGAAAGCCCTGATCTGTTTGCTGCCGTGTTCGAAAAGCCCTTCGATATCCCCAAGTTGATCGCTGCGGTAAATCAATTGCTTCGCCCACCCAAGTCGTCATAG